From a single Streptomyces liliifuscus genomic region:
- the dnaJ gene encoding molecular chaperone DnaJ gives MSTKDFIEKDYYKVLGVPKDATEAEIKKAYRKLAREYHPDANKGNAKAEDRFKEISEANDILGDPKKRKEYDEARALFGNGGFRPGPGAGGGNFNFDLGDLFGGGPGQGGAGGQGGAGGFGGGIGDVFGGLFNRGGATTGTRTQPRRGQDIDTEVTLSFTEAVDGATVPLRMTSQSPCKACSGTGDKNGTPRVCPTCVGTGQVARGSGGGFSLTDPCPDCKGRGLIAEHACLVCNGSGRAKSSRTMQVRIPAGVSDNQRIRLRGKGAPGERGGPAGDLYVTVHVDAHPVFGRKGDNLTVTVPVTFTEAALGGEVRVPTLGGPPVTLKLPPGTPNGRTMRARGKGAVRKDGTRGDLLVTVEVSVPTDVTGKARDALEAYREATADEDPRAELFQAAKGA, from the coding sequence GAGATCAAGAAGGCGTACCGGAAACTCGCCCGCGAGTACCACCCGGACGCCAACAAGGGGAACGCGAAGGCCGAGGACCGCTTCAAGGAGATCTCCGAGGCGAACGACATCCTCGGGGACCCCAAGAAGCGCAAGGAGTACGACGAGGCCCGCGCCCTCTTCGGCAACGGCGGGTTCAGGCCGGGGCCCGGCGCCGGAGGCGGCAACTTCAACTTCGACCTGGGCGACCTCTTCGGAGGCGGCCCGGGTCAGGGCGGAGCGGGCGGCCAGGGCGGCGCCGGCGGCTTCGGCGGCGGTATCGGTGACGTGTTCGGCGGGCTGTTCAACCGCGGTGGCGCCACCACCGGCACGCGTACGCAGCCGCGGCGCGGCCAGGACATCGACACCGAGGTCACGCTCAGCTTCACGGAGGCCGTGGACGGGGCGACCGTTCCTCTCCGCATGACCTCGCAGTCCCCCTGCAAGGCCTGTTCGGGCACCGGCGACAAGAACGGCACACCGCGCGTGTGCCCGACCTGTGTCGGCACCGGCCAGGTCGCGCGGGGCTCGGGCGGCGGCTTCTCGCTGACCGACCCGTGCCCCGACTGCAAGGGCCGCGGCCTGATCGCGGAGCACGCGTGCCTGGTCTGCAACGGCTCGGGGCGCGCCAAGTCGTCCCGCACCATGCAGGTCCGTATCCCTGCCGGGGTGTCGGACAACCAGCGCATCCGGCTCCGCGGCAAGGGCGCACCGGGCGAGCGGGGCGGACCGGCGGGCGATCTGTACGTCACCGTGCATGTGGACGCGCACCCGGTCTTCGGCCGCAAGGGCGACAACCTCACCGTCACCGTCCCCGTCACCTTCACGGAGGCGGCGCTCGGCGGCGAGGTCCGCGTGCCCACGCTCGGGGGACCCCCGGTCACCCTGAAGCTGCCCCCGGGCACACCCAACGGCCGTACGATGCGCGCCCGTGGCAAGGGCGCGGTCCGCAAGGACGGCACCCGCGGGGACCTGTTGGTCACCGTCGAGGTGAGTGTCCCCACGGACGTGACGGGGAAGGCTCGTGACGCGCTCGAGGCGTATCGCGAGGCCACCGCGGACGAGGACCCGCGGGCGGAGCTGTTCCAGGCCGCGAAGGGAGCATGA
- a CDS encoding heat shock protein transcriptional repressor HspR, with protein MDATGRRRQSSYSAYELTEETPVYVISVAAQLSGLHPQTLRQYDRLGLVSPDRTAGRGRRYSARDIELLRTVQQLSQDEGINLAGIKRIIELENQVAALQSRVAEMEAALDGAAAAMQQREAAVHASYRRDLVPYQEVQQTSALVVWRPKRQQSD; from the coding sequence ATGGACGCAACCGGACGCCGTCGACAGAGTTCTTATTCCGCATATGAGCTGACGGAAGAAACACCGGTGTACGTCATCTCGGTGGCCGCCCAGCTCTCCGGCCTGCACCCGCAGACCCTCCGCCAGTACGACCGCCTCGGCCTGGTCTCCCCGGACCGCACGGCCGGGCGCGGCCGCCGCTACTCGGCCCGTGACATCGAACTGCTGCGCACCGTCCAGCAGTTGTCGCAGGACGAGGGCATCAACCTCGCCGGCATCAAGCGCATCATCGAGCTGGAGAACCAGGTCGCCGCGCTCCAGTCCCGCGTCGCGGAGATGGAAGCGGCCCTGGACGGCGCGGCGGCCGCGATGCAGCAGCGCGAGGCCGCCGTCCACGCCTCGTACCGCCGCGACCTGGTCCCGTACCAGGAGGTCCAGCAGACGAGCGCGCTGGTGGTGTGGCGCCCGAAGCGACAGCAGTCGGACTGA
- a CDS encoding class I SAM-dependent methyltransferase has translation MAGEAFGHPRLAAIYDVLDPDRSDLDAYVGIAEEFGARQVLDIGCGTGVFALLLADRGIQVVGVDPARASLDVARGRPGSERVRWIHGDATTLPPLQADLATMTGNAAQQLAGPDMWRESLRGVHEALRPGGHFVFETRDPARRAWEEWTREASYGVTEIPGVGAVEGWDDLVEVDGPLVTFRHTYVFAADGQVLTSESTLCFRERDEIEADLAAQGYVVRDVRDAPDRPGREFVFVAARP, from the coding sequence ATGGCGGGCGAGGCCTTCGGGCATCCTCGGCTCGCGGCGATCTACGACGTGCTCGATCCCGATCGGAGCGACCTCGACGCGTACGTCGGCATCGCGGAGGAGTTCGGGGCGCGTCAGGTGCTGGACATCGGCTGCGGGACAGGGGTGTTCGCGCTCCTGCTCGCCGATCGCGGGATCCAGGTGGTCGGCGTCGATCCCGCGCGGGCCTCCCTCGACGTGGCCCGGGGCAGGCCCGGCAGCGAAAGGGTGCGCTGGATCCACGGTGACGCCACCACCCTCCCGCCGCTCCAGGCCGACCTCGCGACCATGACGGGGAACGCCGCCCAGCAGCTGGCCGGTCCGGATATGTGGCGGGAGTCCCTGCGGGGCGTCCACGAAGCCCTGCGGCCCGGCGGGCATTTCGTCTTCGAGACCCGGGATCCGGCCCGGCGCGCCTGGGAGGAGTGGACCCGCGAGGCCTCGTACGGGGTTACGGAGATCCCGGGCGTCGGCGCGGTCGAGGGCTGGGACGATCTGGTCGAGGTCGACGGGCCGCTGGTGACGTTCCGCCACACCTATGTGTTCGCCGCGGACGGACAGGTGCTCACCTCGGAATCGACCCTCTGTTTCCGCGAGCGGGACGAGATCGAGGCGGACCTGGCCGCGCAGGGGTACGTCGTGCGGGATGTGCGCGACGCTCCCGACCGGCCCGGCCGGGAGTTCGTCTTCGTCGCGGCACGTCCGTGA
- a CDS encoding helix-turn-helix domain-containing protein, whose product MTGATNVSKAVNTPLITAELAADEAGVTTATIRKWVQRGHLRPAGTQGRRRLFRLEDVFAAERTTHLARHHDH is encoded by the coding sequence ATGACCGGAGCCACGAACGTCAGCAAGGCTGTCAACACTCCTTTGATCACCGCCGAGTTGGCCGCCGACGAGGCGGGCGTCACGACCGCGACCATCCGCAAGTGGGTACAGCGCGGCCATCTGCGGCCCGCGGGCACACAGGGCCGACGGCGCCTCTTCCGCCTGGAGGACGTCTTCGCCGCCGAACGGACGACACACCTCGCCCGGCACCACGACCACTGA
- a CDS encoding helix-turn-helix domain-containing protein, with translation MASSSRVGARADHNLRAAGLDDFAGWIEGLLRARGYDIDSPRGGGRSKLADDAGVHRAAVSRLLQRQSMPDLETMRRIAAVLGVPLREMLIRSGRLTEDDLPVSDNGHPASGEDRPWLSAEEAALRMGVPPELRELFAKVAQQFLPKSG, from the coding sequence ATGGCTTCGAGCTCACGGGTCGGTGCCCGCGCCGACCACAACCTCCGGGCCGCGGGGCTCGACGACTTCGCCGGCTGGATCGAGGGGCTGCTGCGCGCCCGGGGCTACGACATCGACAGCCCCCGCGGCGGCGGCCGTTCGAAGCTCGCCGACGACGCGGGGGTGCACCGGGCCGCCGTAAGCCGGCTGCTCCAGCGGCAGTCCATGCCCGACCTGGAGACGATGCGGCGTATCGCGGCCGTACTCGGCGTGCCACTGCGGGAGATGCTCATCCGCTCCGGCCGGCTCACCGAGGACGATCTGCCGGTGTCGGACAACGGGCACCCCGCGAGCGGCGAGGACCGTCCGTGGCTGAGCGCCGAGGAAGCCGCCCTCCGCATGGGCGTCCCGCCCGAACTGCGGGAGCTGTTCGCCAAGGTGGCCCAGCAGTTCCTGCCGAAGAGTGGCTGA